Proteins encoded by one window of Streptomyces uncialis:
- a CDS encoding flavin-containing monooxygenase has translation MSQSVPSAPQVDAVIVGAGAAGLYQLHRFRQLGLSTRVFEAGDDIGGTWYWNRYPGARCDIESMTYSYTFCPELDQEWVWSEKYATQPEILRYLHHVADRFGLRPHITLSTRVLRAVHQEDDGLWEITTDTGERVTARFLVMASGCATVPKEPEVPGLAEFAGPVHHTSRWPRDGVELAGRRVAVIGTGASGVQCVPLIARQAAALTVFQRTPVYALPALNRPLTGAEVTARKDDYPAFRAAQRASKGGSVFTMPTRSALETDERERTAAYEHAWNQGVLSALLRSYTDLLVDVDANETAAEFVRGKIRATVSDPVVAEALSPRSYPFGTKRPCLDSGYYETFNEPHVTLVDLRRDPIEEITAKGVRTAGQEYPADVLVLATGFDSMTGALTGVDIVGRGGVTLRERWGAGPLTYLGLLSAGFPNLFTVTGPLSPSVLTNMMVSIEQHVEWITDCVAYLRERGLTSIEATPEAERDWVEHTAGTAARTLYPATDSWYTGANVPGKPRGFLAYTGGADVYRARCDAVAAGGYEGCVLR, from the coding sequence CGGGTGTTCGAGGCGGGTGACGACATCGGCGGCACCTGGTACTGGAACCGCTACCCGGGCGCGCGCTGCGACATCGAGTCCATGACGTACTCGTACACCTTCTGCCCGGAGCTGGACCAGGAGTGGGTGTGGAGCGAGAAGTACGCGACCCAGCCGGAGATCCTGCGCTATCTGCACCATGTCGCCGACCGGTTCGGACTGCGGCCGCACATCACCCTCTCGACCCGGGTGCTGCGGGCCGTGCACCAGGAGGACGACGGGCTGTGGGAGATCACCACCGACACCGGGGAGCGCGTCACCGCGCGCTTCCTCGTGATGGCGTCCGGGTGCGCGACCGTCCCGAAGGAACCGGAGGTGCCAGGGCTCGCGGAGTTCGCGGGCCCGGTGCACCACACCTCGCGCTGGCCGCGTGACGGGGTCGAACTGGCCGGACGGCGGGTCGCCGTGATCGGGACCGGGGCCTCCGGGGTCCAGTGCGTCCCGCTGATCGCCCGGCAGGCCGCCGCGCTGACGGTCTTCCAGCGCACCCCCGTGTACGCGCTGCCCGCCCTGAACCGCCCCCTGACCGGGGCGGAGGTCACCGCGCGCAAGGACGACTATCCGGCGTTCCGGGCCGCCCAGCGGGCGTCCAAGGGCGGCTCCGTGTTCACGATGCCGACCCGTTCGGCGCTGGAGACCGACGAGCGGGAGCGGACGGCCGCCTACGAGCACGCGTGGAACCAGGGGGTGCTGAGCGCCCTGCTGCGCTCGTACACCGATCTCCTCGTGGACGTGGACGCCAACGAGACCGCGGCCGAGTTCGTCCGGGGCAAGATCCGCGCGACGGTCAGCGATCCCGTCGTCGCGGAGGCGCTGTCACCCCGGAGCTATCCCTTCGGGACGAAGCGGCCCTGCCTGGACAGCGGGTACTACGAGACGTTCAACGAGCCGCATGTGACGCTGGTGGACCTGCGGCGGGACCCGATCGAGGAGATCACCGCGAAGGGCGTACGGACCGCCGGGCAGGAGTATCCCGCGGACGTGCTGGTCCTGGCCACCGGCTTCGACTCCATGACCGGCGCGCTGACCGGTGTCGACATCGTCGGCAGGGGAGGTGTCACCCTGCGGGAGAGATGGGGCGCCGGTCCGCTGACGTATCTGGGGCTGCTGTCGGCCGGGTTCCCCAACCTCTTCACGGTCACCGGTCCGCTGAGCCCCTCGGTCCTCACCAACATGATGGTCTCCATCGAGCAGCATGTGGAGTGGATCACCGACTGCGTCGCGTATCTGCGTGAGCGGGGGCTGACCTCGATCGAGGCGACACCGGAGGCGGAACGCGACTGGGTGGAGCACACGGCCGGGACGGCCGCGCGGACGCTCTACCCGGCGACGGACTCCTGGTACACGGGCGCCAACGTGCCCGGCAAACCCCGGGGGTTCCTCGCCTACACCGGCGGGGCGGATGTCTACCGCGCGC